TTTGGGTTGGTGTTATTTCCTTGTTTGATGAATCATCCACGGTAAAGTTTACCTCTTCGTGTTCTTAAACTTTGCTGTTATATAACTGAGCTGTTATTAATTTGTAGgctctttctttcttaatcaaccTGGATACTATAGTTGTGTTATTAAATAGAGTGACAGGGGAGGAGAGAGAGTGTGTATCTGAAAAACAAAGGATAATAAAACTATGAATAGATATGTTGGATATCATtcataaaaatttgttaatggATGAATTggatatttatcaatttaaacAGGTCATGGGTAGATAGTAGATtggataatttaaaatttacttgATGGATCTTAAATGGGTTTTTCCCCTCAATATAATCCAAATCCAAAATACATCCACTTCATCTGTTTCCCACCCCTAAACACTGCCAACAGGCTTAGTTATTTTTAAgtcatgttttttgttttaacagaTGCATCATTGCATATTTaacttgtttataaaaaaaaaagaattcaatCATGATTCAATGCCCATTAGAGGCTAAAATAGATTGTGGTCTATATGGTGGTTAACTGGTTAAGTTTCTGTTTGCTGAATTTGCTACTTTGTCTCTCTGTTATGTTTTATAGGCTAGTCTTCCTGTTATCACAAACAATGTCTGACGGTCAAGAATCAGACAAGAATATTGAGATATGGAAGATCAAGAAATTGATAAAGGCATTGGAAGCTGCTCGAGGTAATGGTACCAGCATGATTTCTCTGATAATGCCTCCACGTGATCAAATATCTCGGGTCACTAAGATGTTGGGAGATGAATTTGGAACTGCTTCAAACATCAAAAGTAGGGTGAACCGACAGTCTGTGTTGGGAGCCATTACTTCTGCTCAGCAGAGGTTGAAACTATATAACAAGGTCCCTCCAAATGGTTTGGTTCTTTACACTGGAACCATTGTCACTGAAGATGGCAAGGAAAAGAAGGTGACAATTGATTTTGAGCCTTTCAAGCCTATCAATGCATCACTGTACCTCTGTGATAACAAGTTTCACACAGAAGCTCTAAATGAACTTTTAGAATCTGATGACAAGTTTGGTTTCATTGTGATGGATGGAAATGGCACCCTTTTTGGGACTTTAAGTGGAAACACTCGTGAGGTACTTCACAAATTTACTGTTGATCTACCAAAGAAGCATGGTAGAGGAGGTCAATCAGCTTTGCGTTTTGCTCGTCTTAGGATGGAAAAGCGGCACAACTATGTTAGGAAAACAGCAGAATATGCTACTCAGTATTTCATCAATACTGCCACCAGTCAACCTAATGTTTCTGGACTTATACTTGCTGGTTCTGCTGACTTCAAGACTGAGCTAAGTCAGTCAGATATGTTTGACCCTCGATTGCaagcaaaaatattaaatgtggtAGATGTTTCTTATGGTGGGGAAAATGGATTCAATCAAGCTATTGAGCTATCTGCTGAGATTTTATCAAATGTGAAGTTCATTCAAGAGAAACGCTTGATAGGGAAATATTTTGAAGAGATCAGCCAGGACACTGGGAAATATGTCTTTGGGGTTGAGGACACTTTGAAGGCACTGGAGATGGGTGCTGTGGAAACACTCATTGTATGggaaaatttggatattaatagGTATGTGCTGAAAAATGGTACTACTAGTGAGATTATCATAAAACACTTGAACAAGGAACAAGATGCTGATCAAAGCAACTTCCGTGATTCAGCCACCTCTGCAGAGTTGGAAGTTCAGGAGAAGATGCCCTTGCTTGAGTGGTTTGCCAATGAGTACAAAAAATTTGGATGCTCCTTGGAATTTGTGACCAACAAATCTCAAGAGGGGTCACAATTCTGCAGAGGGTTTGGTGGCATTGGTGGAATTCTTCGTTACCAGCTTGACATCAGATCATTTGATGAGTTATCTGATGATGAAGTGTATGAGGATTCTGATTAAGTGCCTGGTACTGCAGAACCCTTACTTTGTTTTGGATGATTGCGTCCTCCAAGCATGATTTGGATACTATTGATTATGGTTCTAAGACTTAGACTTTGCCCTTTGGTTTTTGATCCATAAGATGTGTAGCATTCACTTttttcctttcctctgcttcatACATTTTGCTATTTTGTTACTCAATGTATGCTTATGGCAACTCTGCCAGATTATGCGCTGATTCTTCAAGAAATAGCACTCAGGAAGTCATGATTCgaagtgttttattttattctcttgtGATATCTAGATGAAGGTGGCTTCTGGATTTTATAGTATTTATTGGTTACATGATTCAAAATCAAATAACTCGTATTGAAGTCTTGTTAgagtttttaaaagtaattattgattaaaattcaagCAAATCTAAGCACATGTTAACACAATGCAGCTTGAATTAGTTATATACTACTTCCTTTCCTATATAcaagactttttttattttattatgtttctttttataaaatcatcttattaattatttttatcctataatactcttaattaattataatattctcTCTCCAAACATTAATTATTCATTGATGAGAAACAGAAATGAaggataaatttgaatgaagaatataataattgataaatttaataaaaaatataataattgataaatttaatgtgattaaataaataattttttttaaaagatataaattagttaaaagagTCTTAGGAATaagtatattctttttttttaagatatataagttttatatgttttt
The Glycine max cultivar Williams 82 chromosome 16, Glycine_max_v4.0, whole genome shotgun sequence genome window above contains:
- the LOC100813343 gene encoding eukaryotic peptide chain release factor subunit 1-3, yielding MSDGQESDKNIEIWKIKKLIKALEAARGNGTSMISLIMPPRDQISRVTKMLGDEFGTASNIKSRVNRQSVLGAITSAQQRLKLYNKVPPNGLVLYTGTIVTEDGKEKKVTIDFEPFKPINASLYLCDNKFHTEALNELLESDDKFGFIVMDGNGTLFGTLSGNTREVLHKFTVDLPKKHGRGGQSALRFARLRMEKRHNYVRKTAEYATQYFINTATSQPNVSGLILAGSADFKTELSQSDMFDPRLQAKILNVVDVSYGGENGFNQAIELSAEILSNVKFIQEKRLIGKYFEEISQDTGKYVFGVEDTLKALEMGAVETLIVWENLDINRYVLKNGTTSEIIIKHLNKEQDADQSNFRDSATSAELEVQEKMPLLEWFANEYKKFGCSLEFVTNKSQEGSQFCRGFGGIGGILRYQLDIRSFDELSDDEVYEDSD